From Caretta caretta isolate rCarCar2 chromosome 3, rCarCar1.hap1, whole genome shotgun sequence, a single genomic window includes:
- the SLC5A6 gene encoding sodium-dependent multivitamin transporter: MAFTVADYTVFVLLLVLSSAIGLFYALSGGRQRTVQEFLLANRSMSFLPVALSLLATFQSAVAILGVPAEIYRFGTEYWFLGCCYFLGLLIPAHIFIPVFYRLHLTSTYEYLELRFNKAVRLCGTVTFIFQMVIYMGVVLYAPALALNAVTQFDLWGAVLTMGLVCTLYTTLGGLKAVIWTDVFQTLVMFAGQLAVIVVGTVKVGGMGRVWQLAADQGKISGIDLSPDPFERHTFWTLAVGGVFMMLSLYGVNQAQVQRYLSSRTEREAVLSCYAVFPCQQVVLCLSCLTGLVMFAYYQEHPPTAAQSQASSDQLVLYFVMDVLKDLPGLPGLFVACLFSGSLSTISSAFNSLATVTMEDLIHPYFPGLRESWATLLSKLLALSYGLLCLGMAYLSSMMGPMLQAAISIFGMVGGPLLGLFCLGMFFPCANPTGAIAGLAAGLAMAFWIGIGSLVSNLQAAPSVPALSNSTDFPQASSLTTAIATTLLTSAPAPRRLSGLQKFYNLSYMWYSAHNSSTVILVGLLVSLLTGPTKGATVNPRTIYPVLPQLLCCLPQRYRERLSCGVGRSAEDGSCEEPGSCEEPAPCAPEKTSNGMLNGPVGGLARVEEAEGEGFARVEGAHTYVLQETSL; encoded by the exons ATGGCGTTCACGGTGGCAGATTACACCGTCTtcgtgctgctgctggtgctctCCTCCGCCATCGGGCTGTTCTACGCACTGAGCGGCGGCCGGCAGCGCACGGTGCAGGAGTTCCTGCTGGCCAACCGCAGCATGAGCTTCCTGCCCGTGGCCCTGTCCTTGCTGGCCACCTTCCAGTCAGCCGTGGCCATCCTGGGCGTGCCGGCCGAGATATACCGCTTCGGCACCGAATACTGGTTCCTGGGCTGCTGCTACTTCCTGGGCCTCTTGATCCCGGCACACATCTTCATCCCCGTCTTCTACCGCCTCCACCTCACCAGCACCTACGAG TACCTGGAGCTGCGTTTTAACAAGGCTGTACGCCTGTGCGGCACCGTGACCTTCATCTTCCAGATG GTAATTTACATGGGGGTTGTTCTCTACGCGCCCGCGCTGGCTCTCAATGCAG TGACTCAGTTTGACCTCTGGGGGGCAGTGCTGACCATGGGCCTGGTTTGCACCCTGTACACCACCCTG GGCGGGCTGAAGGCCGTCATATGGACTGACGTCTTCCAGACGCTGGTGATGttcgcagggcagctggccgtcATCGTGGTGGGCACTGTCAAGGTGGGCGGCATGGGGCGGGTCTGGCAGCTGGCAGCTGATCAGGGGAAGATCTCTGGAATCGA CCTCAGCCCCGACCCCTTTGAGCGTCACACCTTCTGGACCCTGGCCGTCGGGGGCGTCTTCATGATGCTGTCGCTGTACGGCGTGAACCAGGCCCAGGTGCAGCGTTACCTCAGCTCCCGCACTGAGCGGGAGGCCGTGCT CTCCTGCTATGCCGTGTTCCCCTGCCAGCAGGTGGTTCTGTGCCTCAGCTGCCTGACGGGCCTTGTCATGTTCGCCTATTACCAGGAGCATCCGCCCACGGCAGCCCAGAGCCAGGCCTCCTCGGACCAA CTGGTTCTGTACTTCGTCATGGACGTCCTGAAGGACCTGCCTGGCCTGCCTGGCCTCTTTGTCGCCTGCCTCTTCAGCGGCTCCCTGAG CACGATTTCCTCGGCCTTCAACTCCCTGGCCACGGTGACCATGGAGGACCTGATCCACCCCTACTTCCCCGGCCTGCGGGAGTCCTGGGCCACGCTGCTCTCCAAGCTGCTGG ctctcaGTTATGGCCTGCTCTGCCTGGGGATGGCCTACCTCTCCTCCATGatgggccccatgctgcag GCTGCCATCAGCATCTTCGGCATGGTGGGCGGTCCGCTGCTGGGACTCTTCTGCCTGGGGATGTTCTTCCCGTGTGCCAACCCCACC GGTGCGATCGCCgggctggcagctgggctggCCATGGCTTTCTGGATCGGCATTGGGAGCCTGGTGTCCAACCTGCAGGCGGCCCCCTCGGTCCCGGCGCTGTCCAACAGCACCGACTTCCCCCAGGCCAGCAGTCTGACCACGGCCATCGCGACCACGCTGCTGACCTCGGCCCCGGCCCCCAGGCG cctctcGGGCCTCCAGAAGTTCTACAACCTCTCGTACATGTGGTACAGCGCCCACAACTCCTCCACCGTCATCCTGGTGGGCCTGCTGGTCAGCCTGCTCACGG GCCCCACCAAGGGAGCGACCGTGAACCCGCGCACCATCTACCCCGTGCTGCCCCAGCTGCTGTGCTGCCTGCCCCAGAGGTACCGGGAGCGGCTGAGCTGTGGGGTCGGCCGCTCCGCGGAG GACGGGAGCTGCGAGGAGCCCGGGAGCTGTGAGGAGCCCGCACCCTGCGCCCCAGAGAAGACCAGCAATGGAATGCTGAACGGCCCTGTCGGGGGCCTGGCCCGTGTGGAGGAGGCGGAGGGCGAGGGCTTTGCCAGGGTGGAGGGCGCTCACACCTACGTCCTGCAGGAGACGTCGCTCTGA